The following nucleotide sequence is from Paenibacillus odorifer.
AGCAATGAAAAATATCTACACCCGCTTCGCTAAGCGGTGCCAGGAAACTCGCAAGTTCTTCTGAAGTCTTCGCCAGCTTCTCATCATACGCCCCCAACTTCCACTGGGAAAAGCGCAGCACGATTGGGAAGTCTGGTCCAACCGCTTGACGGCATGCTTTAATGATCTCGACAGCGAATGTTGTTCTTCCTACCAAATCGCCACCGTAACGATCGGTACGTTTATTCGTTCTATCCCAGAAGAACTGGTCTATCAGATACCCATGAGCGCCATGCAGCTCGATGCCATCAAAGCCAACGCTTTTGGCATTTGCCGCCGCTTGAGCGAAGGCTGTTACTAAGCTTTCAACCTCTTCTGTGGTCAGCGGCTCTGTCACCGGCTCACCTGCTAAATTCAGACCCGAAGGGCCTACAGGAAGGGCTTCAACGTTAGGATACTCGCCGATTGTACGCGCCATCCCCACATGCCAAAGCTGCGGGATGATCTTGCCCCCAGCTGCGTGAACCTCTTCCACAACCTTCTTCCAGCCTTCTAAAGATGCTTCTTCATGTATATTAGGAATATCTTGGTGACTGACAGCCGCTGGATGATTTACCGCAGTACCCTCAGTAACAATTAATCCCACTCCACCCTCTGCACGTCTACGATAATAAGCGGCAACATTGCTTCCCGGCACACCATTCGGAGACTGCGCGCGTGTCATCGGCGCCATTACAAATCGGTTCGACAGCGAAAGATTCCCCACTTGAAAAGGTGAAAATAGTTGCTCTGTATTCATATGTTACCTCCAATTTATTAATTGATTACTTTAAGTAAGCTTATTATCTACCCAAAAGATGGGAAATGCAAATTTTAAGAAAAAGACAAATAAAACCGGACCTCGCAGAATCTACGAATGCCCGGTTTTCACCTAATTATAATGACTCTCTAGACTTCAAGAATCCCCGCTTTAGGTGTAACTCCAAATGCTTTAGCTAAATCCCATAGCTGTTGGTCTGTGATCTTTTGTTTGATTTCTCTACCGCCAATCAAGTTGTAGATCGTCGCAGCCTTTTCAACCGTTTCTACTAGACCAAAGGTAGCATCCATGGTGGAGCCCGTGCCAAAAATCCCATGCTGCGGCCAGATGACTAAACGGTGATCCTTCATTTTCTTAGCGGTTTCGCGGCCGATCTCACTGCTGCCCGGAACAATCCACGGAATAACGCTGACCCCATCAGGGAAAACAACAAGGCACTCTGTGCACATTTCCCATAGTGTTTTGGTAAACTTCAGTTCGTCCAGATCATGCGTGAAGGTCATCGCGATAACATTTGTAGCATGTGTATGCAGCACGATACGGTGTGTGGGATCTACTTTCAAGCGTTCAATATGACTCATAAAATGCGAAGCGAGCTCACTCGTAGGAACTGCACCATTCCGCAATCCCCACAATACTTCCACACTTTCGCCATTGCCGCTAACCCTTAACACACCCAGATTCGCTTCAGGGTCTTTAATCACATTTCTGAAATATTTGCCCGAACCTGTTACGATAAAATACTTGCCTGCTAATTCTTTTACCGGAAAGGTGAGTTTGATCGTGCGCAACGGCTCCAGTACATTAATATACTTAGCCACCTCATTCTCATCCAGCAAATAGCTGACATTCCCACCATTCAGTTCATCCCAGCCAAGCTCCCACATATGACGGGTGATCTCTGACATTTCCTGAATAAATGGAGCTTCACTGCTGGCAATATAACCTTTTGACTCTAACAAGGAAGTACTCATAGTCTATTCTCTCCTTTGTATTTGCTGCTCTCCGTATCCACTTTTATCTTAAAGACAAAACGTCCTGTTCATAATTTTTCACTTCAGTAAGCCATTGCTCACGCACCGGTGTACCTTGTGATGCACAGTAGTAATCCCAGACCGCTCCAAACGGATACGATTTGAACTCTTCTACCAGAGCAAGACGTGAAGTATAATCCCCGGACTGCTCGATTTGCTTAAGTTCTTCCACTGGTTCCAGCATCGCACGCAGCAACGCCTTAATAGTGTTGCGGGTGCCAATGACCCATGCCGCGAGATGATTGATACTGCCATCAAAGAAATCCAATCCAATATTCGTACGAGGAAGTAAGTCCCCACGAACTAATTCACGGGCGATTTCCAGCAGCTCATCATCCATCGTTACCACATGGTCACTGTCCCAGCGGACAGGTCTGCTAACATGCAGCAGCAGCTGCTCACTGAACATCAGAATCGAAGATAATTTATTCGAAATCACTTCTGTAGGATGAAAATGTCCCGCATCCAGACAGATTGCTTTTCCATTTGTTAAACCATAACCCATATAGAATTCATGAGAACCTACCACATAGCTTTCAGAGCCAATTCCAAACAGTTTACTTTCCAAGGCATCCATATTATAAAGCGGATCTATTTCCTGACTAAAAATCTCATCCAGCGACTCTTTTAAACGTACTCTTGGAGCTAGCCGATCTACTGGCGTATCTTTATATCCGTCTGGAATCCAAAAATTCGTCACACAAGGCTGACCCAGCTCCCGCCCAAAATGCTCAGCGATCGTACGTGAAGCTTTACAGTGTCTGATCCAGAAATTCCGAATCTCCGCGTCCGAATGACTGAGAGTGAATCCATCGGCTGCTTTCGGATGTGAGAAACAAGTAGGGTTAAAATCAAGCCCTAAGCCCTGCTCCTTCGCCCAATCCACCCAGGATTGAAAATGTCGTGGCTCTAGTTCATCCAAATCTACAGGTTCATCTGTATCTGCGTAAATAGCATGCAGGTTAACCTTATGTTTACCAGGAATAAGAGATAACGACTTTTCTAAATCTTGACGTAGTTCATCTGGTGTACCCGCCCGGCCCGGATAACTTCCCGTTACCGCAATGCCCCCGCTTAGTTCTTTTTCCTTAAAAAGAAAACCTTTTACATCATCACCCTGCCAGCAATGTATGGAAATTTTAATTTGCGCGAGTCGCTCCAGCACTTTATCCACATCAATACCGTGGGTGGCGTATAGTTTTTTGGCTTCGTTATAGCTAGTGATAATGCTCTGATCCATACTGTTTATCCTCCTAAAATAGTGCAATGTCTGTTTCGCTTAGATAAGCTCATTCACTCTGGACAGATGAAGGCTTCTCCAGCGATTTAGAATGTTATCAAAATGCTTGATCGGCTGCGGAATGTATGATGTTATTTCAAAAGATTGTTCGATAATAGCTCTTGCCTCAGTTATGTCTGCAATGGAATCTGTGCTAATCATCTGCACTACTATATTTCCTAGAGCAGTCGCTTCCGTTGGTCCAGCCTTTACTTCCCTGCCAATAACGTCAGCTGTTAGTTGGCATAAAAGCCGGTTGTTCGCCCCGCCGCCGACAATTTGCAATCCCTCGATCCGACCTTCTGTCAGCTCCTCCAACTCTTCCAAATAAGTTAGATAGGATAACGCCAAGCTGTCAAAAACACAACGTGCTAACTGTCCAGGTGTCTCCGGAACGGGCTGCCCACTCTCCATACAGGCACTGCGGATTTCTTCTATCATGTTGGATGGATTTAGAAACCTTGGTGCATTACAAGGGATGAGGCTACGAAACCCCTCTTCTCCCTGCGCAAGCTCTGCAAGCTCCGCAAAACTATAACAATTGTTCAGTAATCTGCGAACCTCTTGGATAAGCCATAAGCCCATTACATTTTTGAGGAATCTATAAGTTCCGTAGGCTCCCCACTCATTGGTGTAGTTAGCCTGCATGGCTTGTAGAGAATTTAGAGGCTCCGTTCTTTCTACACCGAGTAAAGACCAAGTTCCACTGCTGATATAAGCTGAACCTTCTTGAAGTGGAGCACCTAGCACTGCTGAGGCCGTATCATGGGAAGCCACACAAATCAGTTGGCATTCAGGCAGGTCATATTGTTGGATTAAAGCTTCGTCAAGAGGACCAACCACTACACCAGGCTCAGTTAATTTTGAAAATTGATCTTTCCTGATATTCAAGAA
It contains:
- a CDS encoding NADH:flavin oxidoreductase — translated: MNTEQLFSPFQVGNLSLSNRFVMAPMTRAQSPNGVPGSNVAAYYRRRAEGGVGLIVTEGTAVNHPAAVSHQDIPNIHEEASLEGWKKVVEEVHAAGGKIIPQLWHVGMARTIGEYPNVEALPVGPSGLNLAGEPVTEPLTTEEVESLVTAFAQAAANAKSVGFDGIELHGAHGYLIDQFFWDRTNKRTDRYGGDLVGRTTFAVEIIKACRQAVGPDFPIVLRFSQWKLGAYDEKLAKTSEELASFLAPLSEAGVDIFHCSTRRFSQPEFAGSDLNLAGWTKKFTGKPCITVGSIGLQSDFFAEDKAQKPTDNIDELTERFAREEFDLVAVGRALISDPAWPAKVQSGAIDEIIPFTPEATNTLY
- the rhaD gene encoding rhamnulose-1-phosphate aldolase; its protein translation is MSTSLLESKGYIASSEAPFIQEMSEITRHMWELGWDELNGGNVSYLLDENEVAKYINVLEPLRTIKLTFPVKELAGKYFIVTGSGKYFRNVIKDPEANLGVLRVSGNGESVEVLWGLRNGAVPTSELASHFMSHIERLKVDPTHRIVLHTHATNVIAMTFTHDLDELKFTKTLWEMCTECLVVFPDGVSVIPWIVPGSSEIGRETAKKMKDHRLVIWPQHGIFGTGSTMDATFGLVETVEKAATIYNLIGGREIKQKITDQQLWDLAKAFGVTPKAGILEV
- the rhaA gene encoding L-rhamnose isomerase; the encoded protein is MDQSIITSYNEAKKLYATHGIDVDKVLERLAQIKISIHCWQGDDVKGFLFKEKELSGGIAVTGSYPGRAGTPDELRQDLEKSLSLIPGKHKVNLHAIYADTDEPVDLDELEPRHFQSWVDWAKEQGLGLDFNPTCFSHPKAADGFTLSHSDAEIRNFWIRHCKASRTIAEHFGRELGQPCVTNFWIPDGYKDTPVDRLAPRVRLKESLDEIFSQEIDPLYNMDALESKLFGIGSESYVVGSHEFYMGYGLTNGKAICLDAGHFHPTEVISNKLSSILMFSEQLLLHVSRPVRWDSDHVVTMDDELLEIARELVRGDLLPRTNIGLDFFDGSINHLAAWVIGTRNTIKALLRAMLEPVEELKQIEQSGDYTSRLALVEEFKSYPFGAVWDYYCASQGTPVREQWLTEVKNYEQDVLSLR
- the rhaB gene encoding rhamnulokinase — protein: MNNHIAVDIGASSGRLVRGILQEGILSLEELHRFSNSFTEQEGSCFWDIDYLVEQIMIGLQKAKTDGITTCTLGIDTWGVDYVLVDADGNRVQEVYAYRDRRTDLAVDLVAKQLSPQTVYEKTGIQQLSINTLNQLYVHNEEELAQADQILLVPDYLYYRLTGRKINEVTIASTTQLLNLENRDFDDDLLEFLNIRKDQFSKLTEPGVVVGPLDEALIQQYDLPECQLICVASHDTASAVLGAPLQEGSAYISSGTWSLLGVERTEPLNSLQAMQANYTNEWGAYGTYRFLKNVMGLWLIQEVRRLLNNCYSFAELAELAQGEEGFRSLIPCNAPRFLNPSNMIEEIRSACMESGQPVPETPGQLARCVFDSLALSYLTYLEELEELTEGRIEGLQIVGGGANNRLLCQLTADVIGREVKAGPTEATALGNIVVQMISTDSIADITEARAIIEQSFEITSYIPQPIKHFDNILNRWRSLHLSRVNELI